Sequence from the Camelus bactrianus isolate YW-2024 breed Bactrian camel chromosome 21, ASM4877302v1, whole genome shotgun sequence genome:
AAAAACCTTACGATCTGATACCACTGAGTCTGTATTCCTACATGGCAACTGGATGGAGCCGAGCTGTGTCATTCCTTTCTGGATGTGAGCTTTCCATTTTGCTTCAGCCCCACTAATTCCCATTAGCTGTCCAGGCCCCTGGAAGTGTTTAATTTGCAATTTTTACCCTATAAGGCAATGAGAAAGTTCAATGACGGTGGCACCACTGGGTTATTAAGTATAGggatgatgataaaaatattgAACTAATAGGAACCGGGAACAAACCAATCAGGTCAGATGCTGGACCAGGGCCTTAGAAGCCCCCTACAGTGGCAGACTCAAACCCTTTAGTTGCTGACGTGGGTATGCATATACCCCTGCCAGAGAGGGGTCCACATTGGGTGGGTGTGTGTTCAGCCAGGGCTGTTTACCAACTTGCACAGAAACTGAAGTATTTTAACCTGTGGTACAGCTGTGAAGTGCACACTAGTAGAATAGGAGCCTTGGTTAAGGGGGTAGGGGAGCAGCAGAGTGGAGTCCTGAAGTGACATCAGGGCTAGCCCCTTGTCTGTGTCATAGTGCTCACCGGGTCACAATGGACCAGGATGCCTGAACCTCTGCCACCGATCTCTGAACCTCACTTTGCCGCAGGGAGGCACTGAACTAAGAAACTGCCTTGTTACAGGTCACGCCCCTCTGTCTACTCCCTTTCTTATATCAAGAGGGGAAAAACACGGAACTACCTCTACCCGATCTGGTCACCATACGCCTATTACCTTTACTGTTACAAATACCAGATCACCCTCCGGGAAAAGATGCTGCCTTGTTATAAAAGGTAATTGTTTTCATCTCTATTTGTAGTTGTTTATataaattgtaaagaaaaataaaagtatttgaaaGGCCCTCCCAAGGAGTAAAATAGCAAAACAGGATGGAAGGCTGACATGGAACTGTAAACTTTTTCTATCTGGCTAGCCtgggaaaatggaaacagactggTTCATGTAAGATACAGAAGGTAGTGCCAGAGCCTGGCTGTGTGTACCTGGAAGTTATGAATCTCTCCCCATTTCGGACTCAGAGATAAACTAATTTGGGCCTCTTTTTCCCAACCAGCATCACTTATAAGGAACAGGAGGACCTAACACTCCGGCCCCGTTGCTGCCTTCAGTGCTCCTGAGTCCCTAGTAGGCCCTCAGGTGGGCAGAAGCACCAAGCAGGCAGATCACGACCAGCTTAAAGAACTCTATTCGGTAAGTGGACTGTGAGCTGGTACTGTGACGTGGCAGTCCCTTGCTTGCTGTGATGTCACCTTACACAGGGACAGTAGCTAGTTGGAAAATGAGTCACAGAAAGTTAGAGCTAGGCAAGACCTTGGAGCTCATGTGTAAAAGCTACTTTATAGACAACGATTCTGGTCCAGAGATCTTAAGGCAAGGTTCTAGGGCTGGTGGTGAAAAGCAGaatgggaaaaaaggaagtgGGTACAAAAATGGGCTGTATTAAGACTTCGGGGACATAAAGCTGTTTAGATGCTAATTTCAAGGACTAGAACCCAAAACTCCTGCACTTGCCTTTGTATCATATCCCAGTAACACGCCTGAGTATGAGCTCTGCATTTTAAGAAATGGGAGAATTTAGAGAAAACTCATGATGGGAAAAAGAAGAGTATTATCGATGAGACAATAAATAGATTGCACAGCTTTGTTTAAAGTATAACCTCTCTGATGCAAATATAAGTTTCTGAACAGTTAGTGCACCCTTGAGTGAGGCCAGCCAGTGGCAATACTGCATTGACTGCAGATGCCATATTGTCTGATATCAAGGGAGAACTCCAATGATAAGGACAGAATTAGGTCCTAGGACTAAGGGACACTGAGTAAGGCCTTGGCTCTAATTCTCCCAGTCTCCCTATCAGCCCCTTCCTTGTTTCCACAGACATACTCAAATTGGCCCGAGATCTGATTTGAGGGTTGGGTGAGCACAGAAACAGACTGCTACTCTCATTTTTACTCCTTTTCTAGGCTGGGAACCTGACGGTGCTGACTACTGACCCCCTGCTTCACCAGGACCCAGTGCAACTAGACTTCCACTTCCGCCTCACCCCCCAGACCTCTGCCCACTGGCACGGCCTTCTTTGTGACCACAGGCTTTTCCTGGATATCCCATATCGGGCCTTGGATCAAGGCAACCGGGAAAGGTGACTGAGCCTGGatgggggacaggggagggaagaggtagGGGATTTCACCCTTATCATGTCATAATCAGGTAGTGAGTATGCTAACCAGTGAGGACTTAGTCAGGAGCTGGACACATTCAAACCACTGAACTGGCATGCAGACAAACCTGTGAGCTGAGCCTGGGGTTCACAGGACAAAAGCCTAGGGAGGGTTGCCCAGCTGATTCAGAAACACAAGTGGGGATCCATAAATTGTTGAAAGGAAGTGCCCTCCCGCTGTTTGTCTTTACGGAGTGGCCCCTTCTCCCCGGGGCCCCTTCCGTGGCATAGGTGTCAGGCCAGTAGTGTATAGTCCTTTGGCTTCAGAGAAAAATCTATTAACCTAGTTTAGCAACTTTCATTGCCTTACTTGGGTCAGGAAAAACTGAGCAATAAGATTTCTTCTGCTCCAGTAGGCATCTGCGGGATTTTGAGCTTGCTAAACATTATATTAACCGTGATTTTCCGCTCTGGTCCCTAGTTTGACTGCAACACTGGAGTACGTGGAGGAGAAGACCAATGTGGACTCCGTGTTTGTAAACTTCCAAAACAACCGGAATGACAGAGGTGGGGATCTGCTCTGTCCTTCTAGGCCCTGTTCCTGAAGCAGCTGACAGCGACTTTTCCTTTGTAGGAGACCTTCCCCTCACTCTTTAAAAAAGGGCATGCTCATGTATTCCAGGGattcaccaccacccccaactcCCTGCCAAGGAACCAAAGCACCTAGCAATCTGTTCATTCAAGTTATAACTGGACAATCAGGAAGGCCCTGCAGGTAGATTTCAGAAGCTAGACTGAAGGAGCATTGGTGAATTACACAGAAGCCATTCAAGGGATGTGGCTGGTAGGATAGAAAGGATCTCAAACGCATTAAGCACATACAGTGTGAAAGGGTCTGGCATAAGACCAGGATAGGAATATATTTAACCAGATGTGAGATGCACATTACAGAAACTATACCTCTTCCCTCAGGGAGTTGACTATACCATCATTGTGTTAAGCACTTCATAAACCTTTCATTTGATTTAAATTCTTTGAGTAAAGTTCTGTGATCCTCACTTTACAAACGAGAAAATCAAAGTTCAGAAGGGTTAATTTGCAGAACATTACAAAGCTAAGTGCTGAAGCCAGGGCTAAAGCCTAGGTCTGTTTGACTCCAAAACACATCATCCTAATGCCTGTGCGACACCGCTTCCCCCAGTCATTCCCTAGTGGAAGAAGCCAAGTCTAGGCGGATTGCTGTATTGAGCTTCAGCATGATCTAACCTGTTCTCTCCTCACAGGTGCCCTGCTACGGGCCTTCAGCTACTTGGGCTTTGAGATAGTCAGACCAGGTcacccagcccttcctccctggGACAATGTCATCTTTATGGTGTATCCCCTGGAAAGGGACCTTGGCCACCCGCCCAGTGAGCCCCCCTGAACATGCTTATTCTgctctgggaggggctgggggcctgatAAATGAGAACCAGAGGCCCCGGATGTGATTCAGGACACCTCCCATCTTAGGAATAAAGGGTAGTGCAATCCTCAAGTGTTTGCTGTTTCttatggtggtggtggggaatgGTGCGGTTGGCTGGAGTGAAAATGAGCCTTGAGCTGAACTCACTGTAGGACAAACATTTAATGACTGAAAAGATCAGAGGGACCTGAGCCAGAGAGGAAAAGGACTCAAGGATTTTTAGCTTTTGCCTTCCCCTGCCCCACAGCCATTTCTCCACTTATTCTAACCATCTACTGAGCACCTGCCAGGAGCCAAGAACCAAGCGCTAGGAAGTTCAGAAAGATTTAGGCCTTGTTGGGCAATTTTCATCCATATATTTTGGCTCAAATTGAAGGCAAATGCTAATTCCTTCTCTTTGATGTGGAGGAAATCAGAAGTACATGGATCCTGTAGTTTTGCCTCAAGGGGAGGATTTCAACAGATGAAATAGGAAGCATGATGAGAGCATTCCAGGAAGCAGGAAAAGTGCAGCACTGTACTGTTAGAATAAAGACCCCATCGGAATGGGATGTAAACTGACAAGGCTCAAAGGCCGCATTAAAGGAACAGGCTTTCATACAGAGTAACAAGCTGCAGCTGGGAATGAGACACTACTGATTTTCCAGAGCAAAAAGTCCCGTGAACGCTTTGCATCAAAGGAGTTCCCTTCCTAGGAGTAAAGGCTGAGGAAAGTGGGGCCCAGCTGGCCGCACAACCCTGCCGTAGAGCAGTTCCAGCCGCAGGGCTGCGCCTGCTGCAGAGTGTGCAGCACAGCCAAGTCTGAAACTTCACGTCAGTGGCGGCCCTTGATTCCTCCAGGACCAGCCAAGCTGCTCATCAAAAATGCACCTTCACAGAAACCTTTCTGCTCGTTGGTACTGAGATTTTCTGAGATAATAAATCTTGAAAATTGTTGTCTATGGGAAAATAGTTGCCATGTAGTATGTGGGTAGACACTGCTAATTCCTCgatttaaaaaaatcctccatATGGCATCCTTATATACTGGTTTTAAGTTTTCCACTTTACCATgctcatcttaaaaaaatactcatttacCATTCTACCACGTTACATTAATATTTACTTTCAAGTAACCTTCACAATTCTCACCGGATCCTCACGATACTGTCAGAAACGGAGAGATACTATACAAGGAAACAGGCTCCATAAATTCACAGCAAAGATCTATTCCTAGAACCCAGGTTTCTAGAATCCTAATCCATCCCTTTAAGGTGGGGTTTTACACAGCCTAACCTAAACTGGTTCTGAAGTTACTTTATGATGGGTGCGCGAGCAGGACACCTGTTTCCCAGACGGGCCCCTCTGTGTGAGGTGTCCAGCAATTTTCAGCAGATTTCAGTTAAGATACCCATAGGCTTGCTTCCACCTTGTGATTCAACCAGCACTTAGTTTTAGGTAATTTTCTTGAGAACTTTATTCAGCAAAGAATCTCTCAAATGATTTAAACAGCTAcatatgttctctctctctccgtggctctgtgtgtacatatatatgtattatagaCACTATACTAGCAATTTAGAATAGTTGCCTCTCTCCTTGTCTACTTGTATTTTAACTGAAGTTTACAGGGAAATAGCTGGAGCACTGTTTCAAAAAACTTGACTCCAATAACATTAACAGTTGAGGCTGGGAGGCAGTATTCTCTTCCCACTTCCTGAAGCTTTTTAATGTAACTATActgatttttgcttttgcctCCTGACTCAACTGCCATCTTTGAGTTCACCACTCAAATACCCCTTAACCAGAGTCACCTGATGAGGTGAGTCAGAAGTCTGCAGAATCATCTCTTCCAATGACCAAATGCTGGCTGTTTCTCAGCCTCAAAAAGAACACAGCCTAGCAGCAGTGTGCACTATGACTGGCAGAGGGGAACGAGCGGGATACTGAGCAGCCTGGAAGGAGTGCAGCAGTATTCAGACACTGCAAGTGGGTgaggaggtggtgggaaggggcaTGTGTTTGTCTCCCTCCACCCCACATGCTTTCTGGTAGTCCAGTGGAAGGAGAAAATGCATTTGGTCCACAGCAAGCCAGATCATGTATATAATAAAGGAAGGACTGCATAGATCTCTTTATCATAGGCTCTTCTCTCCAGGCACCAAATCTTATGCCAAATCCTGCCAAAGacacaaagatacaaaaagcTTGAAAGGGCTCAATCTGAAAGTAAAGCTGCAGGAAAGCAGCTGCAGAGAAGCAGTAGTAAGACAGACTATGGGGGAAGAGACTAAAACAAGGCCCCCGCTGGCACCCTCCTCGTTACTTTCCTGTTGCTACAGACAGATGACAGCTCTACTCACAGCAAAGCAGATGGTGGGGGGAGCTGAAGCTGGTTTCAAAGCAAGTAGTCATCTTCAAGGTTATCATCACCAGACATAGAGGCAGCCTCTATTCAGCAGAAATGAGAGAAAGTTAGAGACTGCTCTAATTTAGCAGGCACTGCCACTGAAGCTCAGGGGAAAGAATGGGCTTCTTGGTATTTAATGACCACCTTGCTTAAGAGGTAAGCCCTAACAACCTCCCTAGTTTGGAGAGACATTAAGAAAtggtaacaacaaaaaaaagaaacaaagaaacaaagaaaaagaaaaaagaaaagaaaagaaaaagagaagagaaaagaagaggaaaaagaaaaagaaagaaatggtaacTTCCAAAGCTTCCCTAGGGAGCGAACGCCGTCTGTACCTGATAAGCTGAGGCAGGACGGGGTGTTTGGTATCTCTCCAGGGCTCTTCTTGGTCTCAGGGAGCATGCTGCTGAGAGAGACATCTGTTTCTGCAGCCTGAAgggagaaaataagagaaaaagaatgtgtttGGCTGGTGGGAAAGGAGAGGCCACCCCATCATTTTGCTCACAGAATCTGGGTCAGGCAGATTTTTGGCTGCTGAGAGGGACACAATGCCTCCTTTGATCAACTAGCGGAGCAACTCAGTCCTTAAGAGTGCTCCCTACGAACTGCCTACAAACCGCATGCATGATGAGAAGCCCGCATGTCTCGAGGCACCATATTTGCTCCAAAGCAGCCCCCTGAAGGACTACAATGGCTCCCTTACCACATCATGCAACATTCCTGGGACAGTTCTGTTTTCTTCCACGTCTTCAGGAAGCTCAACTGCGTATCCTTTACGAACTAATTCTAACCCAACATCaagtttctgaaaagaaaaatgaaaagggaatGATATCTCTGAAGGAAGGGCAAGTCAGAGGAAATCAGGCAGAAGCGCTAGGATTGATGCTTTAAAGCGTTCCTTTGATGGTTCAGTAAGCAGGATCTTATGAGGTAGAAATATTATCAGATAAGGGTTTCTGGGAAAGAAAGTAGAGACAATTAATATTACTGAAGAGACAGTGAGCCATGAGTGAACCCCAATCTTACCTTCCCATTGCTAGTATCATATAAGTAGATCTTGGGCCAAGTTGAGATCCCAGACTGGACATAACTAGAGATCTTGGCCACCAGGGGTTTCCAGTCAGCACAGTGAGTGAGTCTATCAAACTCATCCAAAGCTTCTTCTTCCCATTGTTCACCTGACAAAAGATCAGAGAGCGCACTCCACCTAGGAAGGCTCAGAGCTGATGGGGGTGGGATGATGGGAACCGGAGGGAAACGGGAACTACCACCATCTATTCCAAAAGTCACCTATGTCTGCCTGCCTGGCAAGTTTCTGGCTGTTGCTTTCTAGCACTGGCAAGGAAAAGGCACCTGAACCCCCACAACTCAAAAAGCCTGGGAATGTAAGTATCCCCACCATGTGCTCTGTGAAGTTATTCTATCTGGAGCGAGGTCAATAGGTGGTGTGACCAATGTACCTGAGGGGGCGATCCGTGCCAAACTACACTCTATTGCTTGAAATGGAAGGCTTAGGAAGTCACTCCTaaagtgaaagaaattgaagttaGAATCCTAGTGCCAGAAGGGCCTTCTTATGTTCATTGCTTCTAGACAGCACCAATTAACCGAGCAGGAATAGATAATCATCTGATCTCTGTAAAGAGGTTCTCTTCCAAATCCACCCTGGTGATGAGTGCCGACAGCTCACCATCCTACGGCCAGGACTGAGTCACCAGGTGGGACTCCAGCATGACTCCACCCTGGTCCCCACACCGACCTGAGCACTCTGAGGTCCCTCAGTGGGCAATCTCCATTATCTCCAAAGTCAACGAAGTAGAGGTCCAGGTTTCCATTCTCTAAGGTCCCAAGGACCCGGGCTCGATACCAGGAACCATTTGTAGGTAAAGGTGCTGCAACAATGTCTCCTACATGCACAGTCAAGTCTTCAGGCTACACAAAGGGATGAGGAGTTAGGAGGGGGCAGTTAGGAAGGGGCAGGCTGAAAACTAAACAGTGAATAcatcagaaggaagaaagaaccaGCAGCTGCTCCACAGGAAAGGGAAGACAGTATGTCACAATGAAAAAGATATGCTCCTTTCATCAAACTCCTGCCCTGTCCCTATGAAAACTCACCAGACTGTTTTCATAGTGTTGGGTCATCTCACTGACAAGCTTATCCAATTGCAGGCTGCGGGAGCCAATGATCTGGATCCAGAAGTGGTTAGGATGTTCAGAGGCAGAGACATAGACTTCGAGGAATTCATCAGCATGGAAACTGAAGTCTGGACTGGGGACTAAACACAGGGATAAGCAAGTTAAGCTGCAGAAACTACCATCCACTGTGGTGACTTACCAGAATCATCTGGGTTGAAATGGGGAGACTGGATCAGTGGGGGGTGAGAGGTACAAATACCAAGTGGCTATTACCATTTAAAAATGGCTAGGGGGACAAATGGATGAATTATACAAAACATCCTGAAGAAAGGCAGTAAGCTATGTTCTGTTCCTTTCTATGTAACTGAGTAATGAGAGTTTATTCACATTTTGGGCCATCTGCCATGTATTCAAATCAGTCACCAATTACAATGAAGGGAAATCCCCATATGCTAGCTGCAGTACGGACCAGGGAAAGACACATGGACAGACATGCACCTGTTCCAGATCCCATTCTACCACTGAGTCattatgtgaccttggacaagtctaTGAACCTCTTAGGGGCCCTGGTCCTCCCTGCCCATCCCAGTACCTATGCATAGAAGAAAAAGTCCATGGCCTTTTCATTCTTCTTGAATggtgaaaagttttaaaaacagtaataagacaggaaaaaaaataggacTCAGTATATTCTACTTGTTTAAATAAGTATGTTTGGAGAAAGAATATCATGTAAATTCAATTACCTGACGTACTACACAGAGACTGGTTTCCTGTGAGCTAGCATGTTTCTATATTGTTCTCTATAATTAGCTGGTTtgtattcagaaaaatatttgtgtttactACTAACCCAAGTAAAACATTACCAGAGTCATATCTGTGATTAAAGACTTGTAAGTACAGTCAAGAAaatagaaactatttttttttactgtttcttatCTTGGGTTATCTAAGCCAGTATTTCTATCTTCTTTTCTTTGGCTAATGGGTTCCCTCTTTGTTACATACTTTCAAACATGGACATCTCTGGACTGGTCTGGGCTCCAGACTTCTGAAAGCTGTCGTCATTAGGTTTCTCCCAGGAGCCTTCTTCCGGCCCTACAACAGCCATGTCACCACCTCCTCTGTGGGGAGGAACTGCCAGTGGTGCTGCCTGCTCCAAGCGACTACCAGTGTTCTTCCATAATGCCGGCTCCCCGGCTCCACCTGTCTCTGTCACTTCCTCTCTTCTTATGCTGATTGGCTGCTTGCGTGGGACTCTGGTTTCTGCAGAATGAGCAATTCTCTTCCTGAGTTCTTCATCTTCTGAAACTTTCTCCAGTATCAAATGCTGTGGAAAATAAGAAGGGATGATATTCATGTGGCCAGATACTGACCCAGGATGGAGCAAAGGGTTCTCATTCGTATAGTTCAAAACTATCAGCTACTTACCTTGGCTGCCGCCACTTCCTTCTGTGTTCCTGAGATTTTTATAAGTCTTGACAGCAGCAATGTCCCCTCTGATTCTTTGTCACAGGTAATTTTGGCTCCTGAGGCCTTACAGATAGAACGAATTGTCTCTCCGCCCCTTCCTGCATTGAATAATACATAAAAACCTATCCTTCCCTCTGGTTAACCTTAACTACTAGAGATATCACTATTTTGTATATACTAGAAGAGGAGAGCCAGTTCTCATTTTCAAGCTAAACTGAATGTAAGATATTGAATGGAAAGCAAGAGCTACTGAAATCCTTATAGTATAATCATTATAGTAAATCCTTACTATAATGGATTATTTGCTCTATCCATTTAAATTCTACACATTAGCTAGGTTAACATGGTCACGTTGCTTCCATTTTTTGGCCACTCAGCATACTTTACATCCCCACTTCATTAGAAGATAATCCTACATGGTGTGTGAAACATTTGACTAAGGACAGGACATTTCTCTGCCTCTAACAGCAGCATAAGGAATGCTCTAGAGGAGAACATAATAGGTGCTCTCTAGAGCACTGTCTTGAAAGATCTGGGATAAAATGAGCATCCTTAGCTTCCCTCTTAAAAATCTAATATGAGTTCAGTACATTTACCTGAACCCTCTGGAA
This genomic interval carries:
- the OAZ3 gene encoding LOW QUALITY PROTEIN: ornithine decarboxylase antizyme 3 (The sequence of the model RefSeq protein was modified relative to this genomic sequence to represent the inferred CDS: deleted 1 base in 1 codon), encoding MLPCYKSITYKEQEDLTLRPRCCLQCSESLVGPQVGRSTKQADHDQLKELYSAGNLTVLTTDPLLHQDPVQLDFHFRLTPQTSAHWHGLLCDHRLFLDIPYRALDQGNRESLTATLEYVEEKTNVDSVFVNFQNNRNDRGALLRAFSYLGFEIVRPGHPALPPWDNVIFMVYPLERDLGHPPSEPP
- the TDRKH gene encoding tudor and KH domain-containing protein isoform X2 — protein: MSTERTSWTNLSTIQKVALGLGIPASATIAYILYRRYRESREERLTFVGEDDIEIEMRVPQEAVKLIIGRQGANIKQLRKQTGARIDVDTEDVGDERVLLISGFPVQASGAKITCDKESEGTLLLSRLIKISGTQKEVAAAKHLILEKVSEDEELRKRIAHSAETRVPRKQPISIRREEVTETGGAGEPALWKNTGSRLEQAAPLAVPPHRGGGDMAVVGPEEGSWEKPNDDSFQKSGAQTSPEMSMFEIPSPDFSFHADEFLEVYVSASEHPNHFWIQIIGSRSLQLDKLVSEMTQHYENSLPEDLTVHVGDIVAAPLPTNGSWYRARVLGTLENGNLDLYFVDFGDNGDCPLRDLRVLRSDFLSLPFQAIECSLARIAPSGEQWEEEALDEFDRLTHCADWKPLVAKISSYVQSGISTWPKIYLYDTSNGKKLDVGLELVRKGYAVELPEDVEENRTVPGMLHDVAAETDVSLSSMLPETKKSPGEIPNTPSCLSLSGFGIRFGAWREEPMIKRSMQSFLYYIHDLACCGPNAFSPSTGLPESMWGGGRQTHAPSHHLLTHLQCLNTAALLPGCSVSRSFPSASHSAHCC
- the TDRKH gene encoding tudor and KH domain-containing protein isoform X4 translates to MSTERTSWTNLSTIQKVALGLGIPASATIAYILYRRYRESREERLTFVGEDDIEIEMRVPQEAVKLIIGRQGANIKQLRKQTGARIDVDTEDVGDERVLLISGFPVQASGAKITCDKESEGTLLLSRLIKISGTQKEVAAAKHLILEKVSEDEELRKRIAHSAETRVPRKQPISIRREEVTETGGAGEPALWKNTGSRLEQAAPLAVPPHRGGGDMAVVGPEEGSWEKPNDDSFQKSGAQTSPEMSMFEIPSPDFSFHADEFLEVYVSASEHPNHFWIQIIGSRSLQLDKLVSEMTQHYENSLPEDLTVHVGDIVAAPLPTNGSWYRARVLGTLENGNLDLYFVDFGDNGDCPLRDLRVLRSDFLSLPFQAIECSLARIAPSGEQWEEEALDEFDRLTHCADWKPLVAKISSYVQSGISTWPKIYLYDTSNGKKLDVGLELVRKGYAVELPEDVEENRTVPGMLHDVAAETDVSLSSMLPETKKSPGEIPNTPSCLSLSEAASMSGDDNLEDDYLL
- the TDRKH gene encoding tudor and KH domain-containing protein isoform X1; this translates as MSTERTSWTNLSTIQKVALGLGIPASATIAYILYRRYRESREERLTFVGEDDIEIEMRVPQEAVKLIIGRQGANIKQLRKQTGARIDVDTEDVGDERVLLISGFPVQVCKAKAAIHQILTENTPVSEQLSVPQRSVGRIIGRGGETIRSICKASGAKITCDKESEGTLLLSRLIKISGTQKEVAAAKHLILEKVSEDEELRKRIAHSAETRVPRKQPISIRREEVTETGGAGEPALWKNTGSRLEQAAPLAVPPHRGGGDMAVVGPEEGSWEKPNDDSFQKSGAQTSPEMSMFEIPSPDFSFHADEFLEVYVSASEHPNHFWIQIIGSRSLQLDKLVSEMTQHYENSLPEDLTVHVGDIVAAPLPTNGSWYRARVLGTLENGNLDLYFVDFGDNGDCPLRDLRVLRSDFLSLPFQAIECSLARIAPSGEQWEEEALDEFDRLTHCADWKPLVAKISSYVQSGISTWPKIYLYDTSNGKKLDVGLELVRKGYAVELPEDVEENRTVPGMLHDVAAETDVSLSSMLPETKKSPGEIPNTPSCLSLSGFGIRFGAWREEPMIKRSMQSFLYYIHDLACCGPNAFSPSTGLPESMWGGGRQTHAPSHHLLTHLQCLNTAALLPGCSVSRSFPSASHSAHCC
- the TDRKH gene encoding tudor and KH domain-containing protein isoform X3, which gives rise to MSTERTSWTNLSTIQKVALGLGIPASATIAYILYRRYRESREERLTFVGEDDIEIEMRVPQEAVKLIIGRQGANIKQLRKQTGARIDVDTEDVGDERVLLISGFPVQVCKAKAAIHQILTENTPVSEQLSVPQRSVGRIIGRGGETIRSICKASGAKITCDKESEGTLLLSRLIKISGTQKEVAAAKHLILEKVSEDEELRKRIAHSAETRVPRKQPISIRREEVTETGGAGEPALWKNTGSRLEQAAPLAVPPHRGGGDMAVVGPEEGSWEKPNDDSFQKSGAQTSPEMSMFEIPSPDFSFHADEFLEVYVSASEHPNHFWIQIIGSRSLQLDKLVSEMTQHYENSLPEDLTVHVGDIVAAPLPTNGSWYRARVLGTLENGNLDLYFVDFGDNGDCPLRDLRVLRSDFLSLPFQAIECSLARIAPSGEQWEEEALDEFDRLTHCADWKPLVAKISSYVQSGISTWPKIYLYDTSNGKKLDVGLELVRKGYAVELPEDVEENRTVPGMLHDVAAETDVSLSSMLPETKKSPGEIPNTPSCLSLSEAASMSGDDNLEDDYLL